TCCAGGATTAAACTTTCTGTCCGGACAGATTGGCCataggaaaaaacaacaacaacaacaaaaaacgtgtttgtttgtgtacctgcttgacagagagagagagagagagagagagagagagagagagagagagagagagagagagagagagagagagagagacattatcATATTAATGGCCGTGCAGGGAGGTGTCATTGGTACACTTGGCACATGAATAATGTATTGCAGTGGGAGGAAACGGTTTCGGGGTTGACCCTGTAGTCACTCGCGTGCGTCACGTTACTGGACAGGAGGACGCGGGGTGATCTCAAGAACAAGGACATGACTTGAATGGCTAAGTTTCACATTCACTGGGAATCGCACCGGGAAGAAGTTTTTCATGCACCGACCACCAGGTAATACACAGACTCAATCCCCTTTAATTAAATGGGCTCGTTCATTTACAACTAGGATTTCTGAACATGTGCTTGCAATAGAGCTTTGTAGGCTGGACGCTTGGTGACTGGAGTAGTCCACTTTGCTGCTCTAAGatgacttttgttgttttgtttttcttccaagaAGTGAAATTACTCTTGGGTCACTCCGTAGACTAGGCTGCTGCATGGGATCCGACTGAAAATACTGAGCTCGACATTGAACtaattgtaaaatgtcacaataGCCTCAAGTAAACTGTTGACATGTGTTTCAAAATATAGCTTACcaagaaacaaaaatcaactCCATTCCATTGCAGAAATTAGAAATTGCCAAGGCTGTATCTCAACCCATATCATCAAATCTCTAAAACTTTTTTGGCCACTTAAAATTAATTTCGATTGAATGACATCTGAGCCTAATCTACATTTTGAACTTATTTCCTATATTTTGCAACATATTCTAAATTATACTAAAGAAGGCTTGGGCTGtgtggaaaatgcatttttgccgTCTTGTATCTTCACTGTAGGCTATAGGCTCAACTAAATGTTCTCATTAGAAAGCCTAGGCATGCAGATTGCACATAGCCTGCGGATTACAGTTGAAAATGTGATGATAGTCCATGAGGTGTATGCTTCATCTAGTCAGCTTGCAGAGGGGATGAAGTGCCACCTGTCCTCAGAGCGAGGCTTACAACACTTCTCCAGTCTATCTTTACTGTCATTAGTTCTGTGGCTAAACCCTACTTGTTGCAGTGGCAGGCAACCACAGAGttagttttattttcactggtgtGTTGACCCTCTTCACTGTATTCATAAGGGAAAACCCAGCGCTGCTCCCTCCGCGATTATTTACCCCACTgctgtgtgcaaacacacactgcactgttgCCCTTGACTGAAAAGCAAGTCAGGTCCCGCCGGTATCGGTCGAGCCTGCAGTCTGCTGGGaaagaggagtggagggaggagggacgTCCGCTCCTCAAACGGGGCTCAAATCTCAGCCGGGCTCAGGCAACACGAGGTGACCGGGCAGCCAGGTTCCCAGCACCGCACTGATCCGCACCGTCGTGCCCCGTGACCCTGTTGTTTCACCTGCAGGCTTTCAGCACGACTGCTCTCCGATTATTGATCAGATCCGGATTTAAAGTCAGAGTTGGAGACTTGTAATCCAGGCCCCCCTGACGGGTTTTCCAGATGGCCCTGCTGTTAACTCCTAGATCAAGGATTTCACTCTGATAATACAATTTCACAGCTGAGTGTCCATATTCACCTGCTGTGCCTTATGGAGAAGTCACCATtcctatagtgtgtgtgtgtgtgtgtgtgtgtgtgtgtgtgtgtgtgtgtgtgtgtgtgtgtgtgtgtgtgtgtgtgtgtgtaacgagTTAATCGTGGGCCTGTTGCACATGGTCTGTCTCTAACATCATGTAGGGCTGGatgaaatgaacaaatcaaatatcacaatatttctgAGTCATCTCAGTATTGTAATGATATTGCTGGGGTGCTGTATCAACAGTGTGATGATATTGTAAGGATTAAGTTCACGTTCAAGTACAATATCATAGTTCACAGTCTCagagggctttacatgccctcATGTTTTCAACAAACAGGAGGACACCCCCTTGACTAAATCCTCATGAcaggcaaggaaaaaaaactccccccaaaaaaacccagctgaacaaggaaaaaagaataaatcttATTAGAGCTATAGTTATATTGGTAAGCTGGTTCAATACCGATTTTAGTATTGTAATCTATTTcgatatttattttgaacaatcATTagcaatgtggatatgatgaccaagcaagtAGAAGGCAGTcttcaaaaccaggaaaagacaacacttatgtcatatcacaatatggatatccaaaatcccatatctagtctcatatcacaatatctataGGCTATAATGTCAATATTTTACCCAGCTCTATAAacatgtattattttgtttcataagGCAAAGTCACATATAATGGAAAAAGAGTCATTCAAGCAacgatttattcatttaatttgtttacCACACATAAATCATCAGTCTGTCGTTCATTAATCTGTTTAAAAGAATACATATCTTGTAAAGGTATTTTGTGTAAAGTAGAACAAGCCTTGAGCAATTACTGCAACCACAGTGCCATCATTTGTTCTTCCCTGATATGCAAATCTCTAATCCAGGACAACCACAAAGAGAAACACAGTATGACGAAGGCTGACCTGCTTAATCAACAGGCTATCAAGATATCTACTACACACCTTCCTCTGTACTTGGTGACCTGTTCTATTTTGGACGAAGTGGGTGAAAATCTGATAACCACTGCACTCTTCCTAATTGTCTGTGCTCTTAGGGTATATGAATAGATTGGGAATAGTGCTTGTCTTTACATGGAGCTTAGCCGCTGCGTGATTTATGGCCAGTGTCCTTAAAGAGCCTCTCAAATCCTCTCCTTGTGTATGTTAACATTTGCTTACCAGACTTCAACTGTTTCCCACTGTGAGATGAAAGCCCCAACATATAGTATGTCATCTCATTAGGGCTAAATCCAACTCCTCCCCTCCAACATCACTCTGGTTTGCGGTGGATGACATAAGTTCAAGCCCTTTTTGCTGCAGCCAAGATAAGAATCCATCCTCAAGGCAAAGACCTATAAATGCATAAGAGCAGCTGAGATGTGTTGAGAAAATGTGCTGTGGTTTGGTGAACGTGTCTATGTGTAATTTTATCTGCATGCGCATTTTGATGAGTTGTCATGAGTTATCTGCACTgatttgtgtgtgctgtgtgcatgtgtgtgtgtgtgtgtgtgtgtgtgtgtgtcagagggtaATGAGGAAGCCCACCTAGTTGAAAGTACAATGGGAACATATAAGGATATCTCTCGTGAGAGCAGGCTCACAATCTGATCATTGTGTCTCTGTttccatgtgcatgtgtttgggtTGGATTGGGTGAGGCAAGATTCTATCGGGTTTCTGCTGCAGTCGGAAGCTGGCAGGCTGAGACGACAATGCTCTTTGTTTCCTTGAATGTTGTAAGACATGTTGAACCATTGTAGCATTTGAATCTGAGGTGTTAGCATTTAAGTAATTGATTCAAATGAGACATTTGAAATGCTCACACACAAGCCTGCCTTAGAATAGGGGCTGGGATACGGTATTAGCCCCATGAGGCGGGCTGATGATGGGGCTTTCACTGTTACATCTGCACAACTTTAAATTCTGTGGTTATGTCACATTACACAGAGGCATAAGAGTGCTGGATTGTAAGTCAGCACGCTTCATAAAGAAAGTACAATTCTTTGCAACTGATGCTGCAGAGCAACTATTTGCTGGGACAAGTggataattaaaaacacaagcaataagAATGTTGAATTTATCATATTTATAGGCAGCATCGCTTTCCAAGggttttaatatatattttttttatctgcattttTGAGTTAGATACTTTGCAGTTACAGTTGCTGCTGATATGCGTCTGTATAGAACtggggctgggtgatatatcacTAACATCATAATATGAGAGTAGATATTTGGGATTTTGGGCATTGTAATATCAATATGGTGTAAGTGtagtcttttcctggttttaaaggctgcattacaggaCAAGGATGACTATTCTAGATGTTATATTGCCTCTACCTGCAtggtcatcacatccacattagTAATGACTGTGTTAATAGCTTATGAAAGCATAAATACTCATCcaacaaccctaaccctatcacAATAACGATATTGACGTACTCAGTTGCATAACAGGTATAAGTAAGCATATTCCTTGTCACAACAGCACAGATTCAATTCCagctcaggccctttgctgtcTGTTTTCCCTTCTCTTAACCCAGTCTTTCCTGTATCTCTCTCCTGTCATgtcaataaagcagaaatgctaaaaaaaaaaaatgttctgaaaaAAAGACGTAATATTTGATTTCATCTGCCTTTGATTTTGCactaatttgatttgattgtctTGTTCACCCTCCTCCTTTCTACTCCTCTGTTAGAGCAGGGCATGGCCGGGAAGCCGTTCCGAGCCACCTTCATCTGGAGCAGCATCATCAGCAACCTCCAGTCTCACGTGGAGGTCAAGCGGCGGCGCCACAACCTCAAGTCCTATCATGACTGCTTCCTTGGCTCAGAGGCTGTGGATGTGGTGCTGGCACATGTCATCCAGAGCCGCTTCTGTGGTGACGCAGAGGTGCCCCGCTACAAGGCTGTCCGACTCTGTCAGGCCCTGATGGACTCTCGGGTGTTTGAGCCAGTGGGCACCAAAGTATTCGGCAAGGAAAAGAGGCGGGCCACATTTGAGGACAGTAGTTGCAGTCTGTACAGGTTCCTGAGCCCAGCATCCAACTCTGTAGTACTGACCAATGCCAACTCCCACTCCACCAGCACTATTGAGAGTGGTTATGACTCGCCAAGCATAAACAGGAACGAGAGCAGCTACAGTCCATCATGTACACGGTACAGACCCAAGTTGGAATTcattgattttgatttatttcaaacatgtaaaaggaaggaaggaatatTTCcagatgtgatttttatttgttttattctcctTCCTCCTGACAGCAGATCAAGGAGTTAATCTCAAATCCATTGTAGCTTTAGAGTGGGTTTTAATGTTCAGCCTAATGCACCTCTGAAAAGCAGTGAACTGTGGACCGAAACCCCTGAGGGATTTTCATTTACCGCTTGACTACCACTAATATCAATCCCTTCATCATCGTacttcaaatgaaacaaattttgaaaaagattagtaatgagagagaggcagaaagtgCTGCAATCCAAGTCACTGTCAGGTGCAAAACTCTGCATCTGTAAATTCACAGTCACCCCCCTTCACTCTGAAGCTGGGAAAGCTAAAATTCTAGGAACAAGTGGTTAAGATGGACAGGAAGCATTACCCATGGTGCTGTCACATGGCCTCTGCACTTTCTATTTGCACCCCCTTTGATCTGATGTGGTGCTGAGGATGACAGCTTTTGACTGTACCAGGGAACAGGCCTGATGCCGCTAATCTGTGTCTGGGAGATGAAAGATAGAGAGGCTgttgtttaacaaaaaaaaaaagaagaagaaaaagaagaagtagaaaaagAAGAGCTGTATGCTGTAGCCATTTGAGCAAACCCTCTGTTATTTGCAGTGTCTTCATGGAAATAATGTTGCATAAAATAGAACTTTAAATTACCTGTCAAGAATGGATTAAGGAAATTGAACAGCTGTTTAAAAGCCAATTTTGTCAGCCTTATTTGTGTGGTTTCCTTTGATTTTAAGTGAATATAATCAAAACAGCACCAATTTTGACTGAATTACAGGCACTGGAAAACATTTGGTGCAAGATGTTACATTTGTTCCAGTAataagtcaattttttttttctctaatcaTGTCTTCTGATTGCTGCCATTATGTGACTCTTCAGACAAGAGGTACTGAGCTACTCCACCCACTCGCCcgtaaaaacagacaaatcacTGGAAGATGTTCTTGGAAACCTCAACCTGAGCTCAACCATCACGCCTCAAATGATCAATCTTGGACTTTCACAAGAGTGTAAGTCGTGCTCCAACTAATGATGCATGACGTAACATGGACTCCGTGTTTTCATGTTGCTGCTCTAAATCCTGTCCCATAAGGCAGGAATCACTGGGATTGTGGCAGATGTTTTTCAGtggcgtgtgtttgtgtattcaccatctttgtatgttttttttttcagtggtggATGAGGTGTGGCATCAGCAGGCAGTGTTTCGGCTGCTCCAGCTGATAGAGCTCCCCCTGGTGGAGAACTTATTGGAGGTCAAGGACAGCACTCGGCCGCCTTTACGTGGCATGGACAGTGACCCGGACCTGTTGTACACGTCAAGCTACCTAGACCGAGAGGTTCTCAAGGCCTTCAGTGAAGCACAGTATGCCTGCTAAACCTCATAACCCCGCTAGAATGATTCTTGTTGTTTATATTCTTGGTGTCTTGTCTTCTGTAACTTGTACTCTTCAGGTTTaaggaacagttcatccaaaaattaaaaattaacagATAAAGCGTCTGTGTCCAAGAAATACACAAGGAGGTGGCGAGCACAACTCCACTGTGGCCTTTTACACAACTGAAGTCAATGGGACTTCATATGATCCAAGTCTACTGAAGCCAAATAATCACATCCTGGATGGAAAAGAAATACATGGTATTCACACTGTTACTCAGTGCAAACCTTCATCATAGCCTTCAATAACAAAACAGTTCATACTTACATACTTCCAAGCCTCACACGTCCACATTCGGCCCAACAAGAACTTGCAAAAGTACAGAGCAGAACGTGGATGTGCCAAATTTGGGTGCACTTCAGTGTCAGCTGTTTGGCTATCAAACAACTGAAGAGAACGAGCACATCTATTTAGAGTTccaaaaagtgtgaaaatgacaacaaaattacTTTTTGCAGCCTGATACAAGTCGAAGCCAAATTACAAAGACCAAACCACCTTATTTTGGATGGTAAAGAGTTGGTCGAACCTCCATTTTTGGTGTCATACATCTGTTTGTCGCTTCCCTGCTAAATAGCTTGACTATctcatttgacattttttgggAGAGCATGTCCAAAAATCAGTCAGTTGTCGTGTTAGCTGCTGCAGTGAAAGGTAAGTTAGGGAGCCAGTAACCAGAAGTGCCTGACCGGACGTcttgcacaaaaaataaaccaaacgtTAAAGTAGCTGCATCCATATTTCTGTTAAAAATAAGGTGGATATGTACGCTGTTTTGTCCAAATCTTAGTTATAGCCTTTGATTTAGTTGTTTTGCAGAGGGCTACTACAGGGTTGTGCTCACTACCTCCCTGTGTGTGGTATTGATAAAGACTTCACCGATGTTTCCATTGGTACAGGGAGTAGATAGTGACAAAACTCttatttttgggtgaactgttccagGATTAGTTCATTTTTTGATCTAAACCTGCTATCTGTCTCTTTCAGGAGGTGttcactctgtctctgcttAAGTTTGGTTTTTCTGTTGGTTGGATaggttttgttcaaacccatgAAAAGTCACTCTTCCCTCAGGGCTGATGAGTGGATGTCGGCGGCCGTGGACTGTttggagtttctgccagatgaaCTGGTGGTGGACGTCAGCAGAGGTTTGGCCGGTTGCGCTGACGACCAGTCCGAGTGCAAGAGGCTGCTCTACGGGGTCCTGGCACAGCATTacggacacacacagcacccacCTCTGCTTAGCAACCACTTTTTCGACATCCACTCTGGCATCTCTGAACTCCTGGGTAAGAGGACAGGCTGTCAGAGCTCtttggtgtgtgttgtttgctgcTGGGGTGGGGACACCGAGGTTTTTATAGTGATGCAAATAATGGCACCTTCCACCTCAGTTCACCAGTTCTGCTCTTAAAGTTCCTTCAGCGTCATTTGACTGCACTGCTGTAAATTTCCAACAAGGCACAAAAGGGCATTTGGAATTTGACTTTTTCAAAGAAAGTAAAAGGTCTCTTTAATTCCTAATGCCTGATATTTCAGGTGGGCAGTATACATGACTGGAGTGAGTGAAACTACATTAACTTTAAACCCTCCACTTGATAACACCAAGTGCTGTGATAGCACATTGATGTTAACAGAATCACTGAGCAAAATATTGATTTCGTGTGTTGACTCTGCCATTACAGTTAGAAAATCTCAAAGCTACTTCCTGGTACCAACATAGAGCTGGCTCATGTTAGTGTGACTTTTATCGCACTGCCTGCTGTACACGACTGCAATTCCCTCGTGTATACCATAACTCCCTTAAGCAGTGCTCATTGCAAAAAGCagtacagacaaacaaaaaaacatggaagaagtGCTCCTAATAATGTGTGGCTAGAGAACTATTATTTGATGCATGGTGACAAAACATCTACCATAATGAAATGAAGCAttttttacatacatacatacatacatttaaaaaaaaaaaaaaattgggcaACATTTGATGCACTACATTACTTTATAGCATATAGCAGGCTTCCATGATTTCTACATGACTTGTCATATTCATGTTAGTCTCACTGTTTCTACCCCACAAACAAAAGTTATATCAAATTATGTGTATTGTTAAATAAAGATAATGATGAAAATTAgtctttttttatcattattattattatatggcCTGCTTTTCTTCATGCTTCTGTTTATTGATcctggtgttttgtgtgtttattgtcaGTGAATGGAAAACAAGAGCAAGCTCTGGAGGCTCTGCAGCTCAGCCTTAAGCTGCAGGACTCTCGCAGCAGGGAGGAGCTACGCAGGCTCCTGAGATTCATGGCCATTGCAGCCAAATCACACGAGGTCAAACTGCACAAAGAGGTgagcactttgtgtgtgtttgtgtgtgtgcttttgtatgtgcatgtgtacatttgATCCTTTTTAACCCCAGATGCATCTCTCAGGTTGAGAACAGAATGGCAGTAAAAAGGTCTTTCTCTGGTGCCATCGTCTACAGCAGGAGACTCCCCAAAGGAAAGGTGGACTTGATGGTTCTGTTCATGTTGGATAActactgtgatgtgtttaaggtgagtttaatgtgtgtgtgctgtctggtGCAAGTGACATACCTGAATTGGCATCTCTGGAAGAACTGAAGACCTCTGGGTTGATCAATACCCGTTTACACAAGTTGTTTTGAAACACGGTTGCAACTCACACACTGGAATGTTCGCTCTCTtttccatcagattcctgttaCGTTGCACAAACTGGTCAGCGACAGACTGAGAAATATTGTGAAAGGGAAAGATCCAGAAGTGATAACAGGTTTggaggatttttcttttctttttttcttgtatctGTTTATACCCTTCCATACAGCATATTATGATGTCTCCACTGCTGGTTGTGTTTGACCAAACAACGACTTTTTAAATCAGTTGCAgtgaataaaagatgacactctaCCTTCTCTTCTTTGCTTTTCATCCATCTACCTTTCCCTCAGGTTCAACATACTGCAAAAGAGTGAGTGGTAAGGCTTATGTGGAAAATGCACAGAAAACTACTAAAGAGGAACTTTGGTCCTTACTCCAGACGATCCATGAGAACCCGAAACTCTCCACCAGGGAGAAGAGACGGTTGCTGGGACAGTTCTACAAAGGCCACCCTGAGATTTCGTTCAGTACTTTGGAAGTAAATTGTCCAGTGTCAACACATAGCCACAGTAATTTATTTGTCAAACCAtgtttgtattatattgtaaaaaaaaaaaaaaaaaaaaaaaaagacgagcATAAGAACAAAGGCTAATGTGATGTAAATGATGTGAAGTAGTGCAGTACAGGTGGATTGTATTTACTTGTAtgtaaaaagtttatttaagATGCTGAACATGAATGTGAATTAAGTGTAGACATTTTTTATAAGCTGCAATATTTATGGACATATTTACTTAGATCATTTCAGGATCCGTGACGCTCACATGATGTATTGTCTGTCAGTGATTATCTGAgacttttttgaaaaagaacaGAGTGTTCTGAGAGCTCTGATGTTTTCTCAGTGCAATGGATCTGGACAATACTCGGTGTCTGCAGGCACCATGAAGAAGGCCCAGTGTCTGCATGTCCTTGTTCAATGAATGTATTCTTTATGGCTGCACAACAGGGACAGCACCGGGAATGAAGATGTGTCGTGGTTTTCTGTGTACAGTAGTACAATTGTGTCTTGGAGGAATCTTTAGATGGAAATTGGAACCTGAAAATTTGAAAGTCTGATTTTGTGCTGTTGTAAACACTCGGAGACATCCATCCCTCCAGGTTTCCATGTTTAATGCTACAATCCAACGGAGCAGATGTTTGTAGCTCGAAAAAGCTTGTTGTTTTCATGGCATCTTCAGTTTTCTGTATAAAATCAGTGCATGTTCCTTTTTATTAATTGCCAGGTGACTAGAAAAATCTCTAACCCTAAACAACAGGCATCTTGTTCACGTTTTGCAGGCTTTGATAGATTCACAGGCATTGcctaacactgacacattaGGAACACAATCTCTTCATGCTAATGCAGAGAgaaatcacatttcatttgcatttgacaTCTGGCGTGTGATGTAATTTATTCCCAGAAAACAAGACAGTATTCAGCCCTTCTGGAGGAATTTCCTTACTTGTGCTGCCTGTtgacaataaacagctgtttgtgtgaCAATAGCATGTCCAAATTTCTTGTTtccaaagaggaaaataaaatactgcctGCAGGACTTTCATTGCCCATTTTGACTTATCCACCACAACagtacaactttttttttggtggttaaATCCTGGCTTATAATCTCACATTCTTGTTCATCTGAGAGTGGCTGGATGTTTGTAGCAGTCCCAAAATTAGAAGTTCTTATTCCCACAGTTGATGGACTTGGACATCTGACCGGTCCAATCGATCACAAATTCTGAAATAATTTGTCACATCTGGTGTTCCTTCTGAATGAATGCAGTCTTGGAAATAGTGCTAGACTTGCTGTTTATGAAGGACCTGCTATTTGTCATTATCTGTCAACCCTTGTCTATATTCAGATTTTGCAGGCTACTCAAGTATGCCTTTGTCTCAAGGCATGAGATGGCTAAATTTGAGAATATAGTACAAGGTTCAATTTAACATCCAAAGAGATCAAAatttcaaaaagaaaacctgcacTACAGTGCCCTCTGTCAAATTTCACTTAACCACCTCACTTCATATAACATTTGATTCAAAATATGACACAGCCAAATGCGATATATATCATGTAGTTAatcttgactgtttttttcttggaccAATGAGCTGTTAAGGAGTAGGAATCCTATGAGCTCCTCTCCAACACTATTTTAAAGgaggaaaatattctgtgaaCTTTTCCATTCTGTGTCTATTAAATGTAAACAATATGTGGATTGCTAAATTATCTCTAAATTATACTGTCGACCAAGAAGTTAACCAAAGTACCACTTTTGCACTCAGTCATTTTGTAAGAATGGCTGGCGCATCTTTCCATGACGATGAATGCTCATTCAGCAATTAAATCCTTCTTTATATGTCAGTGCTGCGACTTTACACACAAATTGTTTTGTACCACAGTGTAAACAAGCTGCTGCATACAGAGCACAAAGACTATGGTGGGTAGATAAATAATGACATAACCAATCCAATGTGAATATGAACAGCTGGCATGCATACACTCAcacgagaagaaaaaaaaaccttgagatGTGTCTGGAAGTTAATTTCCTTTTTGATGtctaaacacagagaaaattttgatttcattaacaccccaataattatttttttctgtatttcccaTGGTGAAAGTGACGCTCTATAAGAGTTAAGGTACAGAGCCAAAGTGCTTACACACAGCCTCCCAAGAGCTAAACAGTAAAGTGGATTCTGAAAGACGAATTTTGTCCATGAAGCTTTAGCCACACCCAACTGATGCCACCTTTCACTGCATTGTTTCATGAGTGTTTAAATAATTCAAGGCCACAGCAACATCAGTCACTATCAGTTACATTATTCTGCAAGGGTATACCCCTCCCAATAGTTGAACACTCAGCCTTTAAACAACTGATGCCGTGTCTCTCCAAAGGTCTGTCCCAGTACAACATGAGGATGTCACCTTGCTCCATCCATGATTTAGAAAAAGCATCAGGATGAACCGCAGCTTATTGTTTAATAAGCCTTTTCAATTTTATATCAGAGGATTTTGCAtgtctttgaaaatgtttacCTTACTGTGGTTTATCCACCCTGAACACCAATAGGCAAAAAAGTAGTAATGTGTCTCCCTCTTGTGCATGTTACCGGTACATAATATCTAGGGATTCCCTGTAAGCAACTGAATGGTGGTATAAGCAGGAAATAGCATTGGGTATTCATCAGTTTTCTGAGTTCTTCTGCTTTGGCATGTCTCTCTTGGCAGACTCCAAACCATGAATTGAAAATAGCCCTCAAGCTATTTAGTCACAGCAAAACAGGTCTATCTTAAAAGGCTGCATATGACAGGAGTTAAAGCAATGGGGATGTTGGGAATTTTTCTGATTCACAGTAACTCAAATGTTCCTC
This DNA window, taken from Myripristis murdjan chromosome 3, fMyrMur1.1, whole genome shotgun sequence, encodes the following:
- the depdc7a gene encoding LOW QUALITY PROTEIN: DEP domain-containing protein 7 (The sequence of the model RefSeq protein was modified relative to this genomic sequence to represent the inferred CDS: inserted 1 base in 1 codon), with the translated sequence MHRPPEQGMAGKPFRATFIWSSIISNLQSHVEVKRRRHNLKSYHDCFLGSEAVDVVLAHVIQSRFCGDAEVPRYKAVRLCQALMDSRVFEPVGTKVFGKEKRRATFEDSSCSLYRFLSPASNSVVLTNANSHSTSTIESGYDSPSINRNESSYSPSCTRQEVLSYSTHSPVKTDKSLEDVLGNLNLSSTITPQMINLGLSQELVDEVWHQQAVFRLLQLIELPLVENLLEVKDSTRPPLRGMDSDPDLLYTSSYLDREVLKAFSEAQADEWMSAAVDCLEFLPDELVVDVSRGLAGCADDQSECKRLLYGVLAQHYGHTQHPPLLSNHFFDIHSGISELLVNGKQEQALEALQLSLKLQDSRSREELRRLLRFMAIAAKSHEVKLHKEVENRMAVKRSFSGAIVYSRRLPKGKVDLMVLFMLDNYCDVFKIPVTLHKLVSDRLRNIVKGKDPEVITGSTYCKRVSGKAYVENAQKTTKEELWSLLQTIHENPKLSTREKRRLLGQFYKGHPEXFVQYFGSKLSSVNT